TTCAGAGTATTGTGGGGCTTAAACATGAAAACATTGTAGAGTTGGTTGGGTTCTGCAATGAAACACACCAGAACAGTACAGAAAGGTTACTCTGCTATGGATTTGCTCCCGATGAGAACCTTCAACAGCATCTTTTTGGTACCTAACACACCTTGGAAATTCTCTTCTTAATTAATTCCCTTGATGTTTGCATGACTTGGAATTTAGGAGTTTGGACGTGTTTACATTCTTTATCTTCTAATTTCTTTAGCTTTTACCCTGATATATACAGGGACTGAAGAGACGGAGGATTCTTCTTCGACTGAACCTAGTAACAACTGGAACACATGCTTCAAAATAATCAAGGGGATTTGCCAGGGTTTACTTTTTCTACACAAGCAGTTAGATAATAATCCCATTACCCATATGGATCTTAACCTGAAAAATATATGGTTGGATAAAACAATGGTGCCCAAAATTGCCAATGTTGAACTCTCCAGAATCTTTAGCCATGAACAGATCACAAAGGAATCATGGTAAGCTAATCACAAATTTTGACATTATTAGTTTGTTCCTTTATTGTTGTAAATGACGGTTTCACCTCTTTGTAATTCATTCTAACTCTCGGTGCCAATAATATTCAGTGGATACATGGCTCCAGAATATATAAACGACACTCGCAATGCCATGTCATTTCAAACAGACATATATAGTTTAGGTGTAATGATAATACAAATCACCACAGGGGAGAAGAGTCGTGGCAAAATGGAGGACCGTGCCTCAAGGAGTTACATTGATAAAGTAAGAAAATAAATTACTTTATTGTTTAATTTTGAGGATGAAACTTAGTAGGCTATGTT
This portion of the Triticum dicoccoides isolate Atlit2015 ecotype Zavitan chromosome 7A, WEW_v2.0, whole genome shotgun sequence genome encodes:
- the LOC119330184 gene encoding cysteine-rich receptor-like protein kinase 26: MATEEKTEGSSSSPELSKKFPFMFLEKITNCFSQIFCKDPFGTVYKGTLPDSNKKIAVKKLEQSEEIPRDDFENQVQSIVGLKHENIVELVGFCNETHQNSTERLLCYGFAPDENLQQHLFGTEETEDSSSTEPSNNWNTCFKIIKGICQGLLFLHKQLDNNPITHMDLNLKNIWLDKTMVPKIANVELSRIFSHEQITKESCGYMAPEYINDTRNAMSFQTDIYSLGVMIIQITTGEKSRGKMEDRASRSYIDKIRRKWTAEHIASKYSSLDSECLHQVHACIKTGLECVQIDQKNRPSIEEIVDRLNTI